The following are encoded in a window of Candidatus Margulisiibacteriota bacterium genomic DNA:
- a CDS encoding HAMP domain-containing sensor histidine kinase, translating to MNSRTELEKKLEKTNAKLSAKNQQLEAKVAARTADLEKVRKANLLLMKDLKEDIAKMQVVDRMKTEFLSMVSHELRTPLTPIKGYLALILSGKMGKLGPQQHQALELITRQAEHLHSLIDNVLDVARLDIGKPIPVFKQLLSIETLIEETAATMRIQAGEKKLTLSVAIEGQIPTLMADEIKLKRVLANLIGNALKFTPEGGEITVRASLVEGPAVQIEVADNGIGLAKENLGKVFDKFYQVDSSATRSVGGIGMGLPISRELVRLHGGRLWAESDGPGRGSRFIFTLPVV from the coding sequence ATGAACAGCAGAACCGAGCTGGAGAAAAAGCTGGAGAAGACCAATGCCAAACTCTCCGCCAAGAACCAGCAGTTGGAAGCCAAGGTCGCCGCCCGGACAGCCGACCTGGAGAAGGTCCGCAAGGCGAACCTCCTCCTGATGAAAGACCTGAAAGAAGACATCGCCAAGATGCAGGTCGTCGACCGGATGAAGACCGAATTCCTCTCGATGGTCTCTCACGAACTGCGCACGCCGCTGACGCCGATCAAGGGTTACCTGGCGCTGATCCTCTCGGGGAAAATGGGCAAGCTGGGCCCCCAGCAGCACCAGGCGCTCGAGCTCATCACCCGCCAGGCCGAGCATCTCCACTCGCTGATCGATAATGTCCTCGATGTCGCCCGGCTCGATATCGGCAAACCTATCCCGGTATTCAAACAGCTCCTCTCGATCGAGACCCTGATCGAAGAGACCGCGGCGACCATGCGGATCCAGGCCGGAGAAAAAAAGCTGACGTTAAGTGTCGCTATCGAGGGGCAGATCCCGACCCTGATGGCCGACGAGATCAAGCTGAAGCGGGTCCTCGCCAACCTGATCGGTAACGCCTTGAAGTTCACCCCCGAAGGGGGCGAGATCACCGTCCGGGCCAGCTTGGTGGAAGGCCCGGCGGTCCAAATCGAAGTGGCCGACAACGGCATTGGTCTGGCCAAAGAGAATCTGGGCAAGGTCTTCGATAAATTTTACCAGGTGGACAGTTCAGCCACCCGGTCCGTCGGCGGCATCGGCATGGGGTTGCCTATCTCCCGCGAGTTGGTCCGCCTGCACGGCGGCCGGCTCTGGGCCGAATCGGACGGGCCGGGCAGAGGCAGCCGCTTTATTTTCACCCTGCCGGTAGTATAA
- a CDS encoding response regulator has translation MAKKILIVEDYPVTAKMIAEILEMEGFEAVIAPDGNSGLQKAAAEKPDLILLDIRLPGIDGLEVCSQLRANPKTKDIPVIMVSVKTADEDVKAGLKRGANDYVAKPFDPFKLLEVVKKHLK, from the coding sequence ATGGCAAAAAAAATACTGATCGTTGAAGATTACCCGGTCACCGCCAAGATGATCGCCGAGATCCTGGAGATGGAAGGGTTTGAGGCGGTCATCGCCCCCGACGGCAACAGCGGGCTCCAAAAAGCGGCCGCGGAAAAACCGGACCTGATCCTCCTCGATATCAGGCTGCCGGGGATAGACGGCCTGGAGGTCTGCTCCCAACTGCGCGCCAATCCCAAGACAAAGGATATCCCGGTCATCATGGTCTCGGTCAAGACGGCCGACGAGGACGTTAAGGCAGGTTTAAAGCGGGGGGCCAACGATTACGTCGCCAAACCCTTTGACCCCTTCAAGCTTCTCGAAGTCGTCAAGAAACATTTAAAGTAG
- a CDS encoding NAD-dependent epimerase/dehydratase family protein — MKILVTGGAGFIGSNIADAFIAAGHQVAIVDNLTTGKKENLNPKAEFFPVDIRDAKLAEVVNDFAPEVIAHLAAQIDVRKSVSDPVFNAEVNELGTLNLLNAAVRSKVGKIIFSSTGGALYGEVPEKGGAAEDHAQEPISPYAITKRSVEMYLYAYWKLYGLKFTALRYGNVFGPRQDPLGEAGVIAIFCGKLLKGETATIYGDGEQLRDYVYVGDVAAANLIALTRGDNNIFNIGTGVGTSVNQLFAHLKALTEFSGQAVYAPPRAGELFRSVLNCERARKELNWQARQDIKSGLKLTLDWYPAVM; from the coding sequence ATGAAAATCCTGGTCACCGGCGGGGCCGGCTTTATCGGTTCAAATATCGCGGATGCTTTTATCGCTGCCGGCCATCAGGTCGCCATTGTCGATAACCTGACGACCGGCAAAAAAGAGAATCTTAACCCCAAAGCGGAATTTTTTCCCGTCGATATCCGGGACGCGAAGTTGGCCGAAGTGGTCAACGATTTCGCGCCGGAAGTCATCGCCCATCTGGCCGCCCAGATCGACGTGCGCAAATCGGTCAGCGACCCGGTCTTTAATGCCGAGGTCAATGAGCTGGGAACTTTAAACCTTCTCAATGCGGCCGTGCGGTCCAAAGTCGGCAAAATAATCTTTTCTTCGACCGGCGGCGCGCTCTACGGCGAAGTGCCGGAAAAAGGGGGCGCGGCCGAAGACCACGCGCAGGAGCCGATCTCGCCCTACGCCATAACCAAGCGCTCCGTCGAGATGTATCTGTACGCTTACTGGAAGCTTTACGGGCTGAAATTCACCGCCTTGCGCTACGGCAATGTTTTCGGCCCGCGCCAGGACCCGTTGGGGGAGGCGGGGGTTATCGCCATCTTCTGCGGCAAACTGCTAAAAGGGGAAACGGCGACGATCTACGGCGACGGCGAACAACTGCGCGATTACGTTTACGTTGGTGATGTGGCCGCGGCTAACCTGATCGCGCTGACCCGAGGGGACAATAATATCTTCAATATCGGCACGGGAGTGGGGACGTCGGTTAACCAGCTTTTCGCTCATCTTAAGGCCTTAACGGAATTTTCCGGGCAAGCAGTCTACGCGCCGCCCAGGGCGGGGGAGCTGTTCCGCAGTGTGTTGAATTGTGAGAGGGCCAGAAAAGAATTGAACTGGCAAGCGCGGCAAGATATTAAGTCCGGCTTGAAGTTGACCCTCGACTGGTACCCGGCGGTTATGTAG